The following coding sequences lie in one Notolabrus celidotus isolate fNotCel1 chromosome 20, fNotCel1.pri, whole genome shotgun sequence genomic window:
- the LOC117832535 gene encoding trichohyalin-like has protein sequence MKKITKKGKNRKTAVPVLQVWTEEADALRTHMKPADLEDEEDAIIPVWQLGVKVVQQVDTVDFPALQKEPLKRQSLQELKADGVGPSQVQVQVQIPESECQIEQPTLEIEKEQPRETDEHPAQQTEVIRLQAELSRMCMALQNQSQLWGYDRAILLGENATLRDALYHANLALEIQKRQCTEDQSSLPAEVITLPDCQTQVSNQQETAEVAVPEIVKEEPSVTYEHPAQQTEVTRLQAELSRVSIALHNQSLLWGYDRAVLLKENSRLRDALYHANMAVEMMKRQCTEDRPSLQVEVTTNKDHQREEKDSSLLAETLKENATMKAALSQAKEELQNKSREWEEERTFLLLVNDETIKLQAALCQAQEDLKKQKQQWEKDTSTLLSEKETNKLQAALYQAQEELREQQQQWKQDKSRLLKEQKETTSKLEADLRQAQIKTQCSLDSEERTKLLFRDMAQKAKLNQEQWEEDRSRLLAEREVETIMMQQAKMDLHTLKCEWEKERAQLLAEQKEALEIKTALNKAQEELKEQKLQWEQEKASFRETLNVINKSLEEEEQDRTKTENTLMDRLRNLETQVEEARKPPKKSFKKKFLKFFRRDAGTPSPTSDTLSKDPSTPHS, from the coding sequence atgaagaagatcacaaagaaaggaaagaacagGAAGACAGCCGTCCCTGTCCTGCAGGTGTGGACTGAGGAAGCGGACGCCCTCAGAACGCATATGAAGCCTGCGGACCTTGAGGACGAGGAGGATGCCATCATCCCAGTCTGGCAGTTGGGAGTGAAGGTGGTCCAACAGGTAGACACAGTAGACTTTCCTGCACTGCAGAAGGAGCCATTAAAACGGCAATCTCTGCAGGAGCTGAAAGCAGACGGTGTAGGTCCCAGCCAGGTTCAGGTCCAGGTTCAGATCCCTGAGTCTGAATGCCAAATTGAACAGCCTACCCTTGAAATTGAAAAAGAGCAGCCAAGAGAGACAGATGAACATCCAGCCCAGCAAACAGAGGTGATCAGACTGCAGGCTGAACTGTCTCGCATGTGCATGGCCCTGCAGAATCAATCACAACTGTGGGGTTATGACAGAGCCATTCTCCTTGGAGAAAACGCCACACTGCGTGATGCACTTTACCATGCAAACTTGGCCCTGGAGATTCAGAAACGTCAGTGCACAGAGGACCAGTCTAGCCTCCCCGCGGAGGTGATCACTCTGCCTGATTGTCAAACACAGGTCTCCAACCAGCAGGAGACAGCAGAGGTGGCTGTCCCTGAAATTGTAAAGGAGGAGCCAAGCGTGACATATGAACATCCAGCCCAGCAAACAGAGGTGACCAGACTGCAGGCTGAACTGTCTCGCGTTTCCATCGCCCTGCATAATCAGTCACTACTGTGGGGATATGACAGAGCCGTTCTCCTTAAAGAAAACTCCAGACTGCGTGACGCACTGTACCACGCAAACATGGCAGTGGAGATGATGAAGCGCCAGTGCACAGAGGACCGGCCCAGTCTCCAGGTGGAGGTGACCACCAACAAGGACCaccagagggaggagaaagactCATCTCTCTTGGCCGAGACTCTGAAGGAGAATGCCACCATGAAAGCTGCACTGAGCCAGGCCAAGGAAGAACTACAGAACAAAAGCCGAGAGTGGGAAGAGGAAAGAACCTTTCTGCTGTTGGTGAATGATGAAACCATCAAGTTACAGGCTGCTCTCTGCCAGGCCCAAGAAGACCTGAAGAAACAGAAGCAGCAGTGGGAGAAGGACACATCAACCCTTCTCTCAGAAAAAGAAACCAACAAATTGCAGGCTGCTCTGTACCAGGCCCAGGAAGAACTGAGGGAACAGCAACAGCAGTGGAAGCAGGACAAGTCACGTCTCTTAAAAGAGCAGAAGGAGACAACATCCAAGCTGGAGGCTGACCTGCGTCAAGCCCAGATAAAAACCCAGTGTTCCCTTGATTCAGAGGAGAGGACCAAGCTCCTGTTCAGAGATATGGCACAAAAGGCAAAGCTAAATCAAGAACAGTGGGAGGAGGACAGGTCCCGTCTCCTGGCAGAACGTGAGGTGGAGACCATCATGATGCAGCAGGCAAAAATGGACCTGCATACCCTAAAGTGTGagtgggagaaggagagagcacAGCTCCTCGCAGAGCAGAAAGAAGCTCTCGAGATAAAGACCGCCCTGAACAAAGCCCAAGAGGAGCTAAAAGAACAAAAGCTGCAGTGGGAGCAGGAGAAGGCCTCTTTCCGGGAGACTTTAAATGTCATCAACAAGTCTCTGGAGGAAGAAGAGCAAGACAGAACCAAGACTGAAAACACTTTAATGGACAGACTGAGAAACCTGGAGACTCAGGTCGAGGAGGCGAGGAAACCACCGAAGAAGTCCTTCAAGAAAAAGTTCCTGAAGTTCTTTAGAAGAGATGCCGGGACTCCCTCTCCTACCTCTGACACCCTCAGCAAAGACCCTTCAACTCCTCACTCTTAA